TGTCATTAATCGGATAATTTGCAGTACACTGTAATAAAATAATATTTTTATTAAAAGGATAAATTTCATTTAATGCAAGTTCTATTTCCGACAAATAACACATTCCAGTGGAAAGTAAAAGAGGTTTATTTTTTAGTGCTATTTTTTTAAGAAAAAGAAGGTTAGTAATGTCTGTTGAAGCTATTTTATAAGCAGGTAAATTTATTTTATCAAGTTCGTCCAAACTATCTTCATCAAAAGGAGTTGTTAAAAATATAATTTTTTTTTTCTTACAATAATTATACAGTTCCAGATTTTGATTCAAAGTTAATTCTAATTTTTTCAGCATTTCATACTGAGATTCCTTTTTGTTAGTTGTTTTGGTTTGATATTGTGCTTTAATTACATCTTTTAATATTAGTTTTTCTGTTTTGAATGTCTGAAATTTAACTGCGTCAACTTTTGCTTCAACTGCAATATCTATTAGTTTTTTAGCGATATTAATATCTCCGTTATGATTTACTCCTGCTTCCGCTATTATGAAAACAGGACTTGATTTTGAAATTTGTTTATCCGAAATATTTATTGTTTTATTAAAATTCATTTTAAGGTTTTTGTTTGAGTTATATTTGAGCTTTATATCTTTTTCGTATTTTGTTTTGCTAAATATAACAAATACTTAATTTTATAATAAGGATACCTCAAAATTACAGTTTTTTTCTTATCCTGAAAATTATGAACCGGATAGTTCTTTGGTTTTCGAATTTATTTGAGGTTAAAAATACTTTCTGCAAAGTTATCATAATTAATTTCAGCATTATAATTATTTTCCCAGTTTTCAAATGATGATTTTTGCATTTTTGCAACAATGTTTTTATTGTTAATTAAATATTTTACGGCTTCTGCTATTTCTATTTTATCGGGATTTGAACTTAACAAAATGCCATTGTTGCTGTTGACAATTTCTGAACTTCCTCCTACATCGGTTGCAATAGTCGGAATACCACAGCTTTGTGCTTCCATAATCGATACAGGAACACCCTCGGATGAACTGACGTTTATTAAAACATCAATAGGTGTTGATTTGTAAAAGTTGAACACTTCCTCATTTTTCAAAAAACCCAAAAATTTGAATTTTAAATTTGACTTTTTGTTGTTTGTTAGGTATTCTTCTACTTCACTTTTCAATTCACCTTCGCCTATATGATACCATTCAAAATACATATTGTTTAGTTCAGATGCCAGATAAACCAAGCTTTCTGCAATTAATTTAATTCTTTTAACCGGAATAATTGCCGAACACGATACAATTCTGAAAATTCCGTCTTTTGAACCGTAAGAGAGAAATTCTGTTTTTTTTACTCCTAATTTTGAAACTTCACACTTCTTTATTACTTCGGGATATTTTTTTGTAATATAATTATAACCATTGTCGGATATGAGGTATAGTCGGTCAATGTAATTGAGAGTGGTTTTTCTGAAAGGTAAAAATTTACTTAGTTCTTCATATAAATCAATTCTATGTGCTCTGCTTATAACTTTTATTTTCTTATTGTTTTTTTTCAAAAGAGCTAATCCAAGTGTTTTTGTACTTAACCAATATGTGTATAAAACAGCTTCTGATACATTATTTTTCTTGAGGTAACTTTCAAGCCATTTGTGTATAACATGAATGTTGTATGCTTCAGTTAATAATAATTTTAGTTTATATAAACTTAAAATATTTTTTATGTTTCCGCATATTTCTTTTAAAAATAGAACTGATGTAATTGCTATAAATACTCTTTTAATTAAATGTTTTTTTGTTATTGCTTTAAGGCAGTTTGCAAAATTTGTTTCAATTTTTATTTCGGGTGTTTCTGCTATCTCACCTTCTGTACATGATGGTATAATAGTTAAGTCAAAATACTTTGCAAGTGCAATAATTTCAAATGAAAGAAATGAATCTTCACGATATTTGCTGTAAGGAAATGAATCGGTGAATAAATATAATTTTCTTTTTTCCATTTTTTTCAATAAACTATCGATATAAAATGTCGGACATTACATTTTTCTTTTGAACCAATCGAGAGTTATTTTTAATCCTGTTTCGAGTTCTATCTCAGGGTTGTAATTGATTAATTTTTGTGCTTTGTTGATATCGGCATAAGAATTTTTTATATCTCCTGTTCTTTCGGGGTTATAAACAGGAAAAATGGAGGAAGCGGTTAAATTTTTTATTAACTCATAAAGTTTATTTATTGATGTTTTTCTGCCGCAAGCAATATTGAAAACTTTTCCTTTTGACTCTGTAATATCGGAAAAGGCAGCTTTAATATTTGCCTGAACTGCATTTTCAATGAAAGTAAAGTCGCGGGTTTGTTCGCCATCGCCATTTATTGCCGGTTGTATATTATTTAACAATGCGGTAATAAAAATAGGAATTACGGCAGCATAAGGTCCATCGGGATTTTGACGTGGTCCGAAAATATTAAAATATCTTAAACCTACAATATTCATATCATAAATCTTTCTGAATACTCCTGAATATAATTCATTTGAAATTTTTGAAACTGCATAAGGAGACAGCGGATTGCCCGTTATTTCTTCTTTTTTCGGTAATGTATTATTATCTCCATAAACCGAAGAAGAACTGGCATAAATAAAACGTCTTACTTTTGATTCTTTTGCTGCAAAAAGCATATTTACAAAACCATTGACATTTGATTCGTTAGTGGCAACAGGATTTTGCACTGAGCGGGGAACAGAACAAAGAGCGGCTTCGTGAAAAACAATATCAACATTTTTGCATGCTTTTAGGCAAGAATTATAATTTTTAATATCGGCATTTATGAATTCAAAATTTTTTAAATTCATAAAGGGTTTAATATTTTCAATTGACCCGGACGACAAATTGTCAATGACAGTGATTTTAGGCGCATCGTATTTTACTAAATATTCAACAATGTTAGAACCGATAAATCCTGCTCCGCCTGTTACAAGAAATGAATACCGGTTTAAATCTTCCTCGTGATATTTTTTTTCGTACATTTTAATTTTTTTTATAATTTTATTTTACAAACATCGGGCACTTTTACTTTGTGTTTATTGCAATTATGCCGCGTAATATATATATTTAAAATAGCAACTTGTTTTTTAGTCAGCTTGTTTTTTTTAATTTCAGGTAAAGAATTAAGTTTATTTTTTTTGCAATAATTCATTGCCCATTCGAGTTCATTGTAAGTTGCTCCGATTTGTTCTTCATCGCATTTGTCAATTTCCCACAAACCGTCTGTTGGTGCTGCTTTTTGAATTGATATTGGCACATCAAGAAACTTTCCGAGTGCATATACTTCCGATTTTAAAAGGTCGCCGATAGGGTTAATATCAACGCCGCCGTCGCCATATTTTGTAAAAAAGCCAACACCGAAATCTTCAATTTTATTTCCGGTGCCGCATACAAGGTAATTATTTGTATTGGCAAAAGCATAAAGTGTAACCATTCGTAAACGGGAACGGATGTTTGCTAAAGCAAGTTCTCCTTTTGCAATTTCGGGTAAATTACCAATCAACTCCGAAAAAACACCTGACATGTCAATTGTATGTGAAGAAACATTTTTAAATTTCTTTTTCAGCCAATTTATGTGTTCAATGGAAAGCTCATATTGTTCTTTGTTTTGAAAAATAGGCATACTCAAAACTATAACAGGAAAATTTGTTCCGGCACAAAGAGCAGAAGTAACGGCTGAATCAATTCCACCGGATATGCCGATAACAAATCCTTTTTGTTTTGATGTGTTTAATTTTTTTATCAGCCAGTTTGTAATATATTTTGTAACTTTTTTGCAGTTCATAA
The sequence above is a segment of the Bacteroidales bacterium genome. Coding sequences within it:
- the neuB gene encoding N-acetylneuraminate synthase, whose product is MNFNKTINISDKQISKSSPVFIIAEAGVNHNGDINIAKKLIDIAVEAKVDAVKFQTFKTEKLILKDVIKAQYQTKTTNKKESQYEMLKKLELTLNQNLELYNYCKKKKIIFLTTPFDEDSLDELDKINLPAYKIASTDITNLLFLKKIALKNKPLLLSTGMCYLSEIELALNEIYPFNKNIILLQCTANYPINDNEVNLNVLKTYMDKFNILVGYSDHSIGIGAAPYAVSMGAKIIEKHFTINKKMQGPDHKASLTPEELKQFVKSIKKAETYLGTEIKKPTLSEIKTRKSLQKCLVANKNIKKGELFTDNNIVAKRTGGIGISPILYKNLIGHKANKNYKKDDIINE
- a CDS encoding glycosyltransferase, encoding MEKRKLYLFTDSFPYSKYREDSFLSFEIIALAKYFDLTIIPSCTEGEIAETPEIKIETNFANCLKAITKKHLIKRVFIAITSVLFLKEICGNIKNILSLYKLKLLLTEAYNIHVIHKWLESYLKKNNVSEAVLYTYWLSTKTLGLALLKKNNKKIKVISRAHRIDLYEELSKFLPFRKTTLNYIDRLYLISDNGYNYITKKYPEVIKKCEVSKLGVKKTEFLSYGSKDGIFRIVSCSAIIPVKRIKLIAESLVYLASELNNMYFEWYHIGEGELKSEVEEYLTNNKKSNLKFKFLGFLKNEEVFNFYKSTPIDVLINVSSSEGVPVSIMEAQSCGIPTIATDVGGSSEIVNSNNGILLSSNPDKIEIAEAVKYLINNKNIVAKMQKSSFENWENNYNAEINYDNFAESIFNLK
- a CDS encoding SDR family oxidoreductase — encoded protein: MYEKKYHEEDLNRYSFLVTGGAGFIGSNIVEYLVKYDAPKITVIDNLSSGSIENIKPFMNLKNFEFINADIKNYNSCLKACKNVDIVFHEAALCSVPRSVQNPVATNESNVNGFVNMLFAAKESKVRRFIYASSSSVYGDNNTLPKKEEITGNPLSPYAVSKISNELYSGVFRKIYDMNIVGLRYFNIFGPRQNPDGPYAAVIPIFITALLNNIQPAINGDGEQTRDFTFIENAVQANIKAAFSDITESKGKVFNIACGRKTSINKLYELIKNLTASSIFPVYNPERTGDIKNSYADINKAQKLINYNPEIELETGLKITLDWFKRKM
- the nadE gene encoding NAD(+) synthase, which produces MNCKKVTKYITNWLIKKLNTSKQKGFVIGISGGIDSAVTSALCAGTNFPVIVLSMPIFQNKEQYELSIEHINWLKKKFKNVSSHTIDMSGVFSELIGNLPEIAKGELALANIRSRLRMVTLYAFANTNNYLVCGTGNKIEDFGVGFFTKYGDGGVDINPIGDLLKSEVYALGKFLDVPISIQKAAPTDGLWEIDKCDEEQIGATYNELEWAMNYCKKNKLNSLPEIKKNKLTKKQVAILNIYITRHNCNKHKVKVPDVCKIKL